Proteins from one Gimesia maris genomic window:
- a CDS encoding sensor histidine kinase, with protein sequence MASETGGVSLGLPDVFYRRLFSLIPIESLDSVLGELAAVWCEATAAKAAYLVQFDQESLELTAGLFRRSQAEADCFTQASIRIDQSRSLTEQARSIAEQGRPFSLISSSSFHYIAIPCAQISLAGVFLFSNQSSNDLLALSSELTEISRRLLTQAWETGNRQDSQHDDCHTCQTEVEQGKTIRQRVLPSTDKLEAMAEFAAGAGHEINNPVATIAGRVQMLLKQETDPERRQSLATIGGQAYRIRDMIGDAMLFGRPPAPRPTAVNLSKTINDVQHSLHEAIQDSGVLLTVDLPGVPCLRADETQLKVVISNLMLNCLNVLEPGGQICISAKEKIVDAVPMVHLEITDDGPGLSEQEQEHLFDPFYSARQAGRGLGFGLSKCWRIVELHGGQIEAETCQERGVTFHLFWPLDETEN encoded by the coding sequence ATGGCGAGCGAAACCGGTGGAGTGAGCCTTGGCCTGCCGGATGTTTTTTACCGACGACTGTTTTCATTAATCCCGATTGAATCTCTGGATTCTGTGCTGGGAGAACTGGCAGCCGTCTGGTGTGAAGCCACCGCTGCAAAAGCCGCTTATCTGGTTCAGTTCGATCAGGAATCCCTGGAATTAACCGCCGGGTTGTTTCGTCGGTCCCAGGCGGAAGCAGACTGTTTCACGCAGGCGTCGATTCGGATTGATCAGAGTCGCTCCCTTACCGAACAGGCTCGTTCCATTGCAGAGCAGGGGCGACCTTTTTCCCTGATCTCCAGTAGTTCCTTTCATTATATCGCGATCCCCTGTGCGCAGATTTCTCTGGCGGGTGTGTTTCTGTTTTCGAATCAGAGTTCGAATGATTTGCTTGCGCTGAGTTCTGAACTAACAGAAATCAGCCGTCGACTTCTCACTCAGGCATGGGAAACAGGGAATCGACAAGACTCTCAACACGATGACTGTCATACCTGCCAGACTGAAGTGGAACAGGGGAAAACTATCAGGCAGCGAGTTTTACCGAGCACCGACAAGCTGGAAGCGATGGCCGAATTTGCTGCAGGTGCCGGGCATGAGATTAATAATCCGGTCGCCACGATTGCCGGGCGGGTACAGATGCTGCTGAAACAGGAGACCGATCCGGAACGTCGACAGTCGCTGGCGACGATTGGCGGGCAGGCATATCGAATCCGGGACATGATCGGCGATGCCATGCTGTTTGGCCGACCGCCTGCTCCCCGACCGACAGCGGTCAATCTTTCTAAAACGATCAATGACGTTCAACATAGCCTGCATGAGGCGATCCAGGATTCGGGTGTTCTGTTGACCGTTGATCTCCCAGGAGTGCCCTGCCTCCGGGCGGATGAAACACAGTTAAAAGTTGTGATCAGTAATCTGATGTTGAACTGCCTGAATGTGCTGGAACCGGGCGGACAGATATGTATTTCTGCGAAAGAAAAAATCGTGGATGCGGTTCCGATGGTGCATTTAGAAATTACAGATGATGGTCCAGGCCTGTCAGAGCAGGAGCAGGAGCACCTGTTTGACCCATTCTACTCAGCCAGGCAGGCGGGGCGCGGGCTCGGCTTTGGCCTTTCCAAATGCTGGCGAATTGTAGAACTGCATGGAGGTCAAATTGAGGCTGAGACCTGTCAGGAACGTGGTGTGACGTTCCATCTGTTCTGGCCACTTGATGAGACAGAGAATTAG
- a CDS encoding response regulator translates to MKTVFTTGEAAKICKVSQQTIIRCFDSGQLKGFRVPGSRFRRIPRDVLFKFMKDNGIPTDALESGKRKALIVDDDEELVELIRDVLEADSRFEIRVANNGFDAGMMVKEYHPDIIILDVMLPDINGKEVCQRVRSDSSMDDVKIICISGMVEADKIDDLKAAGANDFMQKPFEVEQLADRVCTLLNLESVHTAG, encoded by the coding sequence ATGAAAACGGTCTTTACCACGGGCGAAGCCGCAAAGATTTGCAAAGTGAGTCAACAAACGATTATTCGCTGTTTTGATTCAGGCCAATTAAAGGGATTTCGGGTACCCGGCTCTCGCTTTCGTAGAATTCCGCGCGACGTGTTGTTTAAGTTTATGAAAGACAACGGAATTCCGACTGATGCCCTGGAAAGTGGAAAGCGTAAAGCTTTAATCGTGGATGACGATGAAGAGTTGGTAGAATTGATTCGCGACGTACTGGAAGCGGATTCCCGCTTCGAAATTCGCGTAGCAAATAACGGCTTTGACGCCGGGATGATGGTGAAAGAATATCATCCGGACATCATTATTCTGGATGTCATGCTGCCTGATATTAATGGTAAGGAAGTCTGCCAGCGGGTTCGCAGTGATTCCTCGATGGACGATGTCAAAATTATCTGCATCAGTGGTATGGTTGAAGCAGACAAGATTGACGATCTGAAAGCCGCCGGTGCAAATGACTTTATGCAAAAGCCGTTTGAAGTAGAGCAGTTAGCCGATCGCGTCTGTACGCTTCTGAATCTGGAATCTGTTCATACTGCCGGCTGA